TCCGCCCCCTCTTTTGCCGATTTCAGAATTAAGGCGTGCCATACCCGCTATCGCCGGGCACTTTGCTAAGCCATGAGCGAAACATACAAGAGCGAGACGTTGGAGCACTTAGGTTTGGTCGCAGGCATGTTTGACGAACTCGGGATTGGTGAGCTCGTCGATGAGCTTATTCCACA
The DNA window shown above is from Deinococcota bacterium and carries:
- a CDS encoding DUF4277 domain-containing protein, producing MSETYKSETLEHLGLVAGMFDELGIGELVDELIPQDLEQRKISVGQALKPTFR